One genomic window of Quercus lobata isolate SW786 chromosome 9, ValleyOak3.0 Primary Assembly, whole genome shotgun sequence includes the following:
- the LOC115959114 gene encoding TMV resistance protein N-like isoform X2, translating to MARSFAPSLLVLATLIALVFPQLGLFAATLTHSEGQENVDTSLSTPTLTHEYDVFVSFRGEDTRTNFKAYLLAAFDRKRIRAYRDDKDLPRGREIGPELLKAIETSRIAVVVFSKNYATSSWCLDELVKIMECKRLLNQSVMPIFYEVSQSVVLEQKEIFAEALLNGPIDKVNNWRTALKEAANLEGFHLEPDRCGELADHFLLHSLVAYELWSLVFCLIGIHWIMPHRVIELFDFCSRLSLVLIAI from the exons ATGGCTCGTTCCTTTGCCCCATCCTTATTGGTCCTTGCTACTTTGATCGCACTGGTCTTCCCTCAACTAGGACTGTTTGCTGCAACCTTGACTCATTCCGAGGGCCAAGAAAACGTTGATACATCTTTATCGACCCCAACATTGACACATGAATATGATGTCTTCGTTAGTTTTCGTGGGGAAGATACCCGCACAAACTTTAAAGCCTATCTCTTAGCCGCTTTTGACCGTAAAAGGATTCGTGCTTATCGAGATGACAAAGACCTCCCTAGAGGGCGAGAGATTGGACCCGAGTTATTGAAGGCAATTGAGACATCAAGGATTGCAGTTGTTGTGTTCTCGAAAAACTATGCTACTTCTAGTTGGTGCCTTGATGAGCTGGTGAAGATCATGGAATGCAAAAGGCTGTTAAATCAAAGCGTGATGCCTATTTTCTATGAAGTGTCTCAATCCGTGGTGCTAGAACAGAAGGAAATTTTTGCGGAGGCACTCCTGAATGGCCCCATAGACAAGGTGAACAATTGGAGAACTGCATTGAAGGAGGCTGCAAACTTGGAAGGCTTCCATTTAGAGCCAGATAG GTGTGGGGAGTTGGCggatcattttcttcttcatagCCTTGTAGCTTATGAGTTGTGGTCTTTGGTGTTTTGCTTGATTGGAATTCATTGGATTATGCCGCATAGGGTTATCGAGTTGTTTGATTTTTGCAGTAGGTTAAGTTTAGTTCTCATCGCAATATAG
- the LOC115960814 gene encoding uncharacterized protein LOC115960814 — protein MQSKGNVNTEPNTLTNRPNKCLSCGAPVNAEGTPAAHSEGHSSGPSQRDNEGASGSRGTRSSWWDDLKNWLNRFLANPGYLFLVFLFAFMSMFAIFMAVFLGLFVIVYFKCVSCRTQ, from the exons ATGCAGAGCAAAGGGAATGTTAACACTGAGCCTAACACGCTCACAAATCGCCCTAACAAGTG TTTATCCTGTGGGGCACCTGTTAATGCTGAGGGAACTCCTGCTGCTCATTCTGAAGGGCATAGTTCTGGTCCCTCACAGCGGGACAATGAAGGAGCTTCTGGGAGTCGTGGTACGAGGTCATCTTGGTGggatgatttaaaaaattggcTCAACCGATTCCTTGCAAATCCAGGATACcttttccttgtatttttgtttgCGTTCATGTCTATGTTTGCTATTTTTATGGCTGTGTTTCTTGGTCTTTTTGTGATTGTGTATTTCAAGTG TGTTTCTTGTAGAACTCAATGA